In Desulfopila inferna, the following are encoded in one genomic region:
- a CDS encoding TVP38/TMEM64 family protein yields MKKFSFFQKLKKRRRMWLFTGFILLAILGLVGIWRFTPLQYFTDQENLSGLITFVRGQWWTPLAVIAAYLVANSLLFPNMVLNGAIILTLGGFLGWACAITGSLSAASLFFFLGRRFGTGKIDFMKGKRFQKVQSFLRKGGIGAVVGVRMIPVAPYAVVNTAAGSINLRFRDFLIGTFIAHLPGTLTLAIFGEQLENVITDPSAENIALLLAVVILGIALIWGIKRYARKRIESTERGETRDDIRKR; encoded by the coding sequence ATGAAAAAATTTTCCTTTTTCCAGAAACTCAAGAAGCGAAGACGGATGTGGCTATTCACGGGGTTTATCCTTCTCGCCATTTTGGGGCTTGTGGGCATTTGGCGCTTTACACCCCTTCAGTATTTCACCGATCAGGAAAACCTGAGCGGGCTCATCACTTTTGTCCGGGGCCAGTGGTGGACCCCCCTTGCCGTCATCGCGGCCTACCTGGTGGCCAACAGCCTTCTGTTTCCCAATATGGTGTTGAACGGTGCGATTATTCTGACCCTGGGGGGATTTCTCGGCTGGGCCTGCGCCATCACCGGCAGCCTGTCAGCCGCTTCTCTCTTCTTTTTCCTTGGTCGACGGTTCGGCACCGGAAAAATCGATTTTATGAAAGGAAAACGTTTCCAGAAGGTGCAGAGTTTTTTGCGTAAAGGCGGGATTGGCGCCGTGGTCGGTGTCCGGATGATACCCGTTGCCCCCTATGCGGTCGTGAATACCGCGGCTGGATCGATAAATCTTCGCTTCCGGGATTTCCTGATCGGCACCTTCATCGCTCATCTTCCGGGAACCCTGACTTTGGCCATTTTCGGGGAACAGCTGGAAAACGTGATCACAGATCCTTCCGCTGAAAATATCGCGCTCTTGCTGGCAGTGGTGATACTGGGAATTGCATTGATCTGGGGAATCAAGCGGTATGCGCGCAAACGCATCGAAAGCACTGAAAGAGGAGAGACCAGGGATGACATCAGAAAGCGATAA
- a CDS encoding AI-2E family transporter: MVKTTEYTKLILIALGLLALFLLLSLLLRSAVQILLLIFAGILFSIFIRGLSNFLFGKFNHLSENWSIAITLMLLVIAFIAFFILLAPQLAEQGGKLVEQIPEAFNNLRERINHLDWLENLFQSFGGSSALSSAGTVSSQALGFFATTIGIITSMFIILFVGLYLSFTPQYYINGIIRLVPQNGRQRTGQVFSALDYTLGLWLIGRFTGMLVVSVSTFIGLYFLKVPLPLSLAVLAGLLTFIPNIGPILSAIPAILLGYTESPSTALYVILLYLLIQGIESYIITPLIQQRAVAMPPVLTLTSQVVLGTALGFLGLLLATPLTAAAMVLVKMLYIEDVLGEKCETDGIEE; the protein is encoded by the coding sequence ATGGTTAAGACAACAGAATATACAAAGCTGATTCTTATAGCACTTGGTCTATTAGCTCTTTTTCTTTTGCTATCTTTGTTGTTGAGATCAGCCGTGCAGATACTGCTTCTGATTTTCGCCGGAATCCTCTTCTCCATTTTTATCCGTGGACTGAGCAATTTCCTTTTCGGCAAATTCAATCATCTGTCGGAAAATTGGAGCATAGCCATTACCCTCATGCTTCTGGTCATTGCCTTCATCGCCTTCTTCATTCTGTTGGCTCCGCAACTTGCCGAACAGGGAGGCAAACTGGTGGAACAGATACCTGAAGCCTTCAATAATCTCAGGGAGAGAATAAATCACCTGGACTGGCTCGAGAATCTTTTCCAGTCCTTCGGCGGATCTTCTGCACTCTCATCCGCCGGGACAGTGAGCAGTCAAGCCCTTGGTTTTTTCGCCACAACTATCGGAATAATTACCAGCATGTTTATTATTCTCTTCGTCGGCTTATATCTCTCCTTTACCCCTCAATACTACATCAACGGTATCATACGCCTGGTCCCGCAAAATGGACGACAGCGGACCGGACAAGTCTTCAGCGCCCTTGACTATACTCTTGGTCTCTGGCTTATCGGCAGATTTACCGGCATGCTGGTGGTAAGTGTCTCCACCTTTATCGGTTTGTATTTCCTCAAGGTTCCTCTGCCTCTCAGCCTTGCTGTTCTTGCCGGTCTTTTGACATTTATCCCCAACATCGGGCCGATTCTCTCAGCTATTCCGGCTATTCTTCTGGGATATACCGAATCTCCGTCAACCGCCCTGTATGTGATTTTGCTCTATCTTTTAATACAGGGTATCGAAAGCTACATTATCACTCCTCTCATTCAGCAGAGGGCGGTAGCCATGCCGCCGGTTCTTACTCTCACCTCACAGGTCGTTCTCGGCACCGCTCTGGGCTTTCTCGGTCTTTTGCTTGCCACTCCTCTTACGGCAGCCGCCATGGTGCTTGTCAAAATGCTGTATATAGAAGATGTACTTGGGGAAAAGTGTGAAACCGATGGTATCGAAGAATAG
- the ric gene encoding iron-sulfur cluster repair di-iron protein, translating into MNTPNKTIGEIVAEDYRTAQVFEKYGIDFCCGGKEDLATTSRDKNIDLSVITAELEEVQKEPRERSQDYDSWELPFLSDYIVTVHHSYLNDNIEQIGTYANKIAEVHGSSHPEVIEIASLFKKLGSDLESHLRDEEEEFFPALKRVYAQKKAGQTSAEEDTAIIRKSLENFKDEHEEVGDALHKIRHLSKDFDIPANVCNTYVLTYEKLKEFEDDIHKHVHLENNILFPKAMKLCE; encoded by the coding sequence GTGAACACACCAAACAAAACTATAGGCGAGATTGTCGCCGAGGATTACCGCACCGCACAGGTTTTCGAGAAATACGGCATAGATTTCTGCTGTGGAGGCAAAGAAGACCTTGCCACGACCAGCAGGGACAAAAACATCGATCTCTCCGTAATAACGGCAGAGCTCGAAGAAGTGCAGAAAGAACCCAGGGAGCGTAGCCAGGATTATGACTCCTGGGAGCTGCCTTTTCTTTCCGATTACATTGTCACTGTTCATCATTCCTACCTTAACGATAATATTGAGCAGATAGGCACATACGCCAACAAGATCGCCGAGGTCCATGGATCAAGCCATCCTGAAGTAATCGAGATAGCCTCCCTTTTCAAGAAACTCGGCAGCGATCTTGAAAGCCATCTCAGGGATGAGGAGGAAGAATTCTTTCCCGCTCTCAAACGAGTCTACGCCCAGAAAAAAGCGGGCCAGACCTCGGCAGAAGAAGATACCGCCATTATCAGAAAATCGCTGGAGAACTTCAAAGATGAGCATGAGGAAGTAGGCGATGCCTTACATAAAATCCGCCATCTCTCCAAGGATTTCGACATACCGGCTAACGTCTGCAATACCTATGTCCTCACTTATGAGAAACTCAAGGAGTTCGAAGACGATATCCATAAGCATGTTCACCTTGAAAATAATATTCTTTTTCCGAAGGCGATGAAGCTCTGTGAATAA
- a CDS encoding HPP family protein, with protein sequence MSYWEKMKGGGQSPPQVGSMEILWSWIGSFLGIAAVSLIHYKMLDQTGMLMIIGSFGASAVLIYGAIRSPLAQPRNLIGGHVFSAIIGVTAFQLFGGDLWLAAALAVSTSIAVMHFTKTLHPPGGATALIAVIGGESIHNLGYMYVIIPTASGAMIMLIVALLFNNMPKSRKYPEFWQ encoded by the coding sequence ATGAGTTACTGGGAGAAAATGAAGGGAGGCGGGCAGAGTCCGCCGCAGGTAGGTTCGATGGAGATTCTCTGGTCCTGGATTGGCAGCTTTCTCGGCATTGCCGCTGTTTCCCTGATTCATTACAAGATGCTCGACCAGACCGGCATGCTCATGATAATTGGCTCCTTCGGCGCTTCGGCCGTCCTTATCTACGGCGCCATCCGCAGTCCTCTGGCCCAGCCGAGGAATCTGATCGGCGGCCATGTCTTCTCGGCCATAATCGGAGTGACCGCCTTCCAATTGTTCGGCGGCGATCTCTGGCTGGCAGCGGCCCTGGCGGTCTCCACCTCCATTGCTGTCATGCATTTCACCAAGACCCTCCATCCTCCGGGAGGGGCAACTGCCCTGATCGCTGTGATAGGCGGAGAAAGTATTCATAATCTTGGTTACATGTACGTCATAATTCCCACTGCCTCCGGGGCAATGATCATGCTCATCGTCGCTCTTCTTTTCAACAATATGCCAAAAAGCCGTAAGTACCCGGAATTCTGGCAATAA
- a CDS encoding CBS domain-containing protein: MKEVLSEERGPLEISEQDVLEAMKRIPGYLDITPGDFKEIYKAAYALAIQRLLTDLKAVNIMTTSVVVVDQEMALVDAAALLAEKQISGAPVVNRQGILVGVVSEKDFLKEMGFGATPSFMQIATHCLNDRSCMIGRLHNRTIGDIMSRPPISGAAEMTVGAISSIFADKQINRLPIVDADQRLIGMVTRTDLAHSLNVYQEKPKK, translated from the coding sequence ATGAAGGAAGTACTTTCGGAAGAGCGCGGTCCTCTGGAAATTTCCGAGCAGGATGTGCTCGAGGCGATGAAACGCATTCCGGGCTATCTCGACATTACCCCCGGTGATTTTAAGGAAATCTATAAGGCCGCTTATGCACTGGCGATACAACGTTTGCTCACCGATCTGAAAGCCGTCAACATCATGACGACATCGGTGGTGGTGGTCGATCAGGAAATGGCCCTTGTCGATGCCGCAGCCCTGCTGGCCGAAAAGCAGATATCGGGTGCTCCAGTGGTGAATCGTCAGGGAATCCTTGTCGGGGTCGTATCGGAGAAGGATTTTCTAAAGGAAATGGGCTTTGGTGCCACACCATCCTTTATGCAGATCGCCACTCACTGCCTCAACGACAGGAGCTGCATGATCGGTAGGCTGCACAATCGAACTATTGGCGACATTATGTCCCGGCCCCCCATCAGCGGAGCAGCGGAAATGACTGTGGGCGCCATATCTTCGATTTTTGCCGATAAACAGATCAACCGCCTTCCGATTGTCGATGCGGATCAACGGCTGATTGGCATGGTGACACGCACCGATCTGGCGCATTCCCTCAATGTCTACCAGGAGAAACCCAAAAAATGA